The following are from one region of the Nicotiana tomentosiformis chromosome 7, ASM39032v3, whole genome shotgun sequence genome:
- the LOC138896552 gene encoding uncharacterized protein, whose product MTAASKPSKQQDKDGNKQPPKKPTGRAAGGPNPQKKRKRTEKEMELLPRQLSDDSEQEEEETLVRRTVKKGITPSKGIEIREPVTYQRKASRMSAPTDKGKEKITTESESDSDSDNDHLQINMSDEDEGEPIDRVDWEKYFVNEKAFRAYKKILVSKKYIPEKPINIGPLKTKYSEFLQSIREVQKWGPILKGHGKANLTIVRELYANWRHARGNIVRVRGIDINVSAEALNNFLRVPHTLTDRFDAICKTPDYAHIKSVLCPTRKDAEWKHGSMEYHSIAKEFMSALARVALNFICNRLLPCQHKTDVPRYRALVLYALLEGIPLNFGAIMHDQMQRTRMNYKWRLFFANTLTAFLTERGVLWDKENDDIEAKAPGPYDVTHVLEPNKGRSSKLTVQQLFEHMQADMQENRAELIATRVELSATRDELRQTRADLSRVQTEQATMMKEISLLLRALVQCAGTDISQLIASSTAGPSTPVPPIVTEAPLNRPIEVAVTPDTESAPVVDDRNAMDADAPPP is encoded by the coding sequence atgacagcagcgagtaaaccatccaagcaacaagacaaagatggtaacaaacaaccgcccaaaaagcctaccggaagggcagcgggcggtccaaatccacagaaaaagaggaagcggacggagaaggaaatggaactgctgcctaggcagttaagtgatgattcagagcaagaggaggaggaaacattggtccggaggacagtgaagaagggtattacaccaagcaaaggaatagagatacgagagcctgtgacataccaaagaaaagcttcgagaatgagtgctccaactgataaagggaaggagaagattactacagaatctgaatccgattccgattcggacaatgaccacctacagatcaacatgagtgatgaagacgaaggtgaacccatagaccgagttgattgggagaaatactttgttaatgagaaggcattccgagcctataagaagatattggtttcaaagaagtacattccggaaaagccgataaacatcggaccacttaagacaaagtactcagagtttctccagtcaattcgagaggtgcaaaaatggggacccattctgaaaggtcatggcaaagccaacctcaccattgttagagagctctacgccaattggcgtcacgcacggggaaacattgtgcgagtaagagggatagatattaatgtgtcagctgaagctctgaataacttcttaagggtgccacacacactcactgacaggtttgacgccatatgcaaaacaccagattatgcacacattaagtctgtcctatgccctaccaggaaggatgcagaatggaagcatgggagtatggagtaccactctatagcaaaggaattcatgagtgcgttagcacgtgtggctctaaatttcatttgtaaccgactgctgccatgccaacataaaactgatgtccctcgttaccgcgcactcgtattatatgctttattagaggggataccactcaacttcggagccatcatgcatgatcaaatgcagcgaaccaggatgaattacaagtggaggctgttctttgctaataccctaacggcttttttaacagagaggggagtactatgggacaaggagaatgatgacattgaggctaaagctccaggaccatatgatgtcactcatgttctagagccgaacaagggaaggtcttctaagctcaccgtccaacaattatttgagcatatgcaagcagatatgcaagagaacagggctgagctgatagcgactcgtgtcgagttgagtgccaccagggatgagttgagacagactcgtgcggatctaagccgagttcagaccgagcaggccacgatgatgaaggagatatcattactcctcagagctctggttcaatgtgcaggtacagacatctcccagctgattgcatcatccactgccggaccatccactcctgttcctcccatagtcaccgaggctccactcaacaggcctattgaggtcgctgtaacacctgatacagaatcagcaccagttgttgatgataggaatgctatggatgcagatgctcctccaccttga